A section of the Petrimonas sulfuriphila genome encodes:
- a CDS encoding YegP family protein, which produces MGKFVITTRKSGEFQFNLKAGNGQVILSSEGYSTKTACLNGVESVKKNSQEDARFEKNVAKNGKFYFNLKASNGQVIGNSEMYETEASRENGIKSVKTNAPDAQVDDQTLS; this is translated from the coding sequence ATGGGAAAATTTGTTATTACCACCAGAAAAAGTGGTGAGTTTCAGTTCAATCTTAAGGCCGGAAACGGACAGGTGATCTTATCGAGTGAGGGTTACTCTACCAAAACCGCGTGCTTGAACGGCGTGGAATCTGTAAAGAAGAATTCGCAAGAGGATGCCCGTTTTGAAAAAAACGTGGCAAAAAACGGTAAATTTTATTTTAATCTGAAAGCTTCCAACGGACAGGTTATTGGCAACAGTGAAATGTACGAGACCGAAGCTTCGAGGGAAAACGGCATTAAATCGGTAAAAACCAACGCTCCCGATGCGCAGGTAGACGATCAGACGCTTTCCTGA